The window TTCGCCGGCGGCCCGGACCACGCCGCACTGCTCCGCTCCTTCCTCACCACCGGCTTCCAGGCCACCAGCTTCGCCCAGGCCGTCGCCGAGATTCACCGGATGGTGGGGGGGCCGGGGGTCCCGGGCAGCTGGGAGGGGGtcccggggctggggggtgctgggatCCCGGGAGGAGGGGGGTCCCGGGTGGCAGGAGGGGGTCGGGAGTCCCGGATGGGGACACCGGGGCTGGGTGGTCGCAGGGGTCCCGGGGAGGGGGTCCCGGATGGGGACACCGGGGCTGGGTGGTCGCAGGCGTCCCGGGGAGGGGGTCCCGGATGGGGACACCGGGGCTGGGTGGTCGCAGGGGTCCCGGGGAGGGAGTCCCGGCCGGCGGGGTGGGGTCCCGGGTGCTgacccccttcccccccccgcgCCCACAGATCGCGGCGAAGCTGGAGCCGCTGAGTGCGGAGGAGCGGGaccgggccgggctggggggacCCCGGCCCCCCTCGGGCTGCACCATCTTCCTGGGCTTCACCTCCAACCTCATCAGCTCCGGCGTCCGGGAGACCATCCGCTACCTGGTGCAGCACAACATGGTGCGGGGGGCACCTGGGGGTCTCCAGCAGGGTCTGGGGTCCTACCAGCCGCGGGGGGGGACACACCTCAGATCCTTGGGGtgccccctgggctgcacctCTGTCCCTGGGGGGCCTTGTAGGCGtccagggggctgcagggtgtcCCCGAGGTCCCCAGCCTGTGCCTTGAGTCACTGGGGGGCTACCGGCTTGGTTCCCGTGGTCCCAGTCCTGTCCCCAGGAGGTCCCTCTGGGTCCCCAGTGGTCCCAGTTTGCTCTCTGGGGTGGCCTGGGGGTCCCAGTCCTGTCCCCAGGAGGTCCCTCTGGGTCCCCAGTCGTCCCAGTTTGCTCTCTGGGGTGGCCTGGGGGTCCCGGACCTGTCCCCAGGAGGTCCCTCTGGGTCCCCAGTGGTCCCAGTTTGCTCTCTGGGGTGGCCTGGGGGTCCCGGACCTGTCCCCAGGAGGTCCCTCTGGGTCCCAGTTTGCTCTCTGGGGTGGCCTGGGGGTCCCGGACCTGTCCCCAGGAGGTCCCTCTGGGTCCCCAGTGGTCCCAGTTTGCTCTCTGGGGTGGCCTGGGGGTCCCGGACCTGTCCCCAGGAGGTCCCTCTGGGTCCCCAGTCGTCCCAGTTTGCTCTCTGGGGTGGCCTGGGGGTCCCGGACCTGTCCCCAGGAGGTCCCTCTGGGTCCCCAGTGGTCCCAGTTTGCTCTCTGGGGTGTCCCAGAGGTCCCCAAGGTCCCAGCCCTGTCCTCGAGTGGTCCCTCAGGTTGCCGTACGGTCCCCCCCTACTTGTCCCTGGGGGGTCCCCAAGGTCCTGCTGACAGCCTGCGCCGCGGGGCAGGTGGACGTGCTGGTGACCACGGCGGGGGGCGTGGAGGAGGACATCATCAAGTGCCTGGCGCCCACCTACATTGGGGACTTCAGCCTGCGGGGCCAGGACCTGCGCCAGAGTGGCATCAACAGGtacggggtggggggagggggtccCCTCCCCAGTGCCGGGGTCCCCTCCCCAGTGCCGGGGTCCCCTCCCGGGCTGAGCCTGTCCTCTCCCAAGGATCGGGAACCTGCTGGTGCCCAACGACAACTACTGCAAGTTCGAGGACTGGCTGATGCCCATCCTGGAGCAGATGGTGGACGAGCAGGAAACACaggtggggggcggggggggccccAGCCCGGACCTCTGGGTCCTCCCTGGctctgggggggtggggtggggggacatggggacgcGAGGGGacaaggggctgggggtgctgagcGTGGTGGTCCGGCAGGGCACGAGGTGGACGCCCTCCAGGATGATCGCGCGGCTGGGCAAGGAGATCGACAACCCCGAGTCGGTGTGCTACTGGGCACAGAAGGTAGGGGGGGGGAGGTGGTCACCCCGGGTGTCACCGCTCTGGTGGGGGGGTGTCACTGCCCCGTCACCACCCCGTCACCGCCTCCTCTCTCTAGAACAACATCCCAGTGCTGAGCCCCGCGCTCACCGATGGCTCCCTGGGGGACATGATCTTCTTTCACTCCTACAAGCACCCGGGGCTGGTGCTGGACATTGTGGAGGGTGAGCATGTCCCCagggggggtgtccccaggtCCCCCCACAAATGTTGGGGtgtttcctccctcccccccccccccccccccggggtcCCCTAACAGCCATCTCCGCCCGCAGACCTGCGCCTCATCAACACCCAGGCCATCTTTGCCAGGAAGACGGGAATGATCATCCTGGGCGGGGGGCTGGTGAAGCACCACATCGCCAACGCCAACCTGATGGTGAGGGGGGGATGGGGGCCACCCCCCGCCATGTccccagggatggggggggggggggggacctCACCCCACTTCTCGCCCCACAGAGGAACGGAGCCGATTTCTCTGTCTACGTCAACACGGCGCAGGAGTTCGATGGCTCCGACTCGGGGGCGCGGCCAGATGAGGCTGTGTCCTGGGGCAAGATCCGGATGGATGCCACCCCTGTCAAGGTGGGGCGGGGGTCCCTGAGGGATTCGGGGTGCCCGGCGGAGGCGGGGGGCTCCCCCATCCTCACCCCCTCTTCCCTGTGCCCAGGTCTACGCCGATGCCTCCCTGGTGTTTCCGCTGCTGGTGGCGGAGACGTTTGCCCAGAGAGCCGATGCGTTCGCCTCGGGGACGCCGGGAGACTGAGCCGGTGGCAGGGTCTCCCTTGGGGgtgacaccccccccctccaagCCCCTAGTTTGGGGGGGCCAAGCCCCCCAGTACCTCTGCAGGGGCTCAGCGCGCCCAGGCTCCGCTCCCTGCGCCCTACACACCAGCACGCGCCGAGCAGGAGAGAGCAGGGCGCTTCCCCTGCCTGGCGGAACGGGGGAGCCGGGACCCCTGCGCCACCGTCCgtgtgtccccagcccccccagcagtctgtccccagcccccccctccaccTGCTCGTGTCCCCCTGCTCCGTCCGCCCGTTCCCCTCTCCCCAACGCTTGTATTTATTGGAGCTGCTTGGGCCGTGCAGCTCCGTGCGCTCCCAATAAAGCACGGGGGCTTCTCCACACTGGGGGGGTTTATTCCTTGTTAGTGGGGGGATGCGGATGGGCATGCCGGGTGCCCCCCACCCAAACCGTGTCACGTGGCGGTATTGTCCCCCTCGGGCTGGAAGGTCTCCTCGCGCCAGAGCTGGATGTGGCCCTCGGTGGCGGcgagcaggcagggcagggtggggtggAAGGCAAGTGACTGCACCACGCCGCGGCCCACCTCCAGGCTGAGCGCCAGCGAGCcctgcgggggtggggggtggtgtcAGGATGGGGGGGGGCTCCCCTGGGACCCCCGAAGTGTGGGTTTGGCCCCTCGGACTCCGCCTCCTCACCTCCACGAGGTCCCAGAAGTAGACGCTGCCATCCTCAGAGGCACTGCCCACGTGGGTGTCCTGCTCGCTTAGCACGCAGTCCAGCCGGTACGCCGTGCTGCGGTGGCCCGTGTACCTGTGGGGGGTCCCAGGGGGGACAGGGTGAGGTGGGGACCTCTCCACAGCTTCCCCCGGGGGGGCACAGCACCGTGGAGAGGGGGCTCCTACTcgcccagcagctcccctgtCTCCTTGTCCAGTAGGCGCAGGGTAGAGTCGAGGCTGGCGGCCAGGGTGCACTGCCCGTCCTTGCTGAAGCACACGCTGGTGATGGGgcctgggagcaggcaggagtcTGGGGGTGTCCCGGGGAAGCGccccccatccctgggagccCCCCCCcatgggacccccccccccccagcatcctgCATGCCCCCACTCACTCCCAATGTAGTCGCAGTAGAGCTGGCCGGCGCGCAGGTCATAGCGTCGGACACGGCCATCCACAGAGCTGCGGAGCCGGGGGGGTTagcgggggggggcaggaatCCCCGACGCTGGGGGGGCCCCCCCGTCCCCATCCCTCACCCCGAGAGGATCTCGTGATCGGAGACCTTCACGCTGGAGACGCCATCCTTGGCCTCATCCAGGACTTGGACGGGGtcggggcggcgggagcggcagTCCCAGCACCGGACGGTGGAGTCGATAGAGCCTGGTCGGGGGCGGAGAAAGGtggtgtcggggggggggggggggggggaggggggggcttTGGTACCGGtgggacccccacccccaagacCACTCCACCCCCTTACCGGACACTATGATGGTGGCTTCCTCATTGAACTGGACGCAGTTCACTTTCTGTGGGAGAAGCGGCGACTCAGCACTTCACAAGGAGCCCTGACCCCCCAGACCCCCTCCCCGAGcccaccccaccctccccaAATCATCCCTCCCCTGTGTCCTCACCCCCGCGTGGCCCCGGTACTTGCGGACCACTTGCCCGGTGGCCACGTCCCACAGTGCCACGGTCTTGTCGGCCCcgcaggagcagagctggctgttgtcgaaggagctgggggagacCCCCatcagtggggctgggggtccccaaggggtgggggtccccacagcccccccccgccccttacCCGGCAGCATCCAGCACCTCGTAGCCGTGCCCCTGGTAGGTGCGCAGCGCCGTGCCCCTGTGCGGGTTCCACAGCTTCAGGGACTTGTCGCTGCCACAGGTCATGCAGTAGTTCCCATccactggggggggggctgaggtGACCCCCGAGCACCCCAAAGgcgccgcccctccccccccccattacCCCCCCGGGACTGGAGCCTGGCTCCCCTTTTCCTGACCATGGGACAGAGACCGGGGCTGTGCTGCCCCCCTGGGATGGGATCAAGAAGTTGGGGTCCCTGTGGCCCTGGGATGGGGGCCGGGTCCCCGTTCCGCCCCCCCGGGTCCCCGTTCCGCCCCCCCGGTCCCCGATGTTCCCCCACTCGGGTCCCCGGTGCTCCTCAACCCCCCCCAGTCTCCGGTGTCCCCAGTACCCCACCCCCGGGTCCCCACCTCGGTCCCCggtcgtcccccccccccgggtccCCAGTTTTCCCCCCGGGGTCCCCAGtacccctccccccccgggTCCCCACCTCGGTCCCCGgtcccgcccccccgcccgggtCCCCAGTTTTCCCCCCGGGTCCCCAGTACCCCCCCCCCGGGTCCCCACCTCGGTCCccggtccccccccccccccgcccgggtCCCCAGTTTTCCCCCCGGGTCGccggtccccccccccccgcccgggtCCCCGCCCGGGTCCCCGCCCCCGGTCCCCggtccccccccgcccgggTCCCCGCCCCCGGTTCCCCCGCCCCACCGTTGAAGCGCACGGCCCGCACCGCGCCCTGCCCGCACTGCAGTGTCCGCACCCGCCGCCGCGGCagctcggggcgggggggccggggccgcgggaAGGCCATGGCGTGGCCGGCACCGGGACCGGCACCGGGGCCTCTTCCGGCGGCGGCGGaagcgggcggcggggcggcatGGCGGATCCGCGGCGGCCGGCGCGGGTGGCCAggtggggcggggggacaccagagggaccggggggggggggggggaccggGGGGACCGGGAGAGGAGCGAGAGAgggaccgggggggggggggacggggaccgggggggggggggacggggaccgGGGGGACCGGGAGAGGAGCGAGAGGGgtaccggggggggggggcagagggacgAGGGTGGTcgggaggaaggggggggctGAGGGACCGGGGGGGGCGAGAGAAGGGacgggggggacacgggggggtGAGAGGGGacggaggcggcggggggaggcccgaaaggggccggggggaggagggggggcgggggggaggggagggggggagggggggggcgggagggggggaggggggggggcgggggggaggggggggcgggagggggggggggggggggggccggggggaggagggggccgggggggaggCCCGAAAGGGTccggggggggaggaggggggggcgggggccaAAAgagagagggctgggggggaccagagggggcggggggggggcggggcgcaAGAGGGGCCTGGGGGAGACACCAGAGGGATCTGGGGGGGCCCAGGAGGGCCGAGAGAGAGgcctggggggggtgggggggccaGAAGAGGGGACCAGGGGACACGAGAGGCACCGCGAGAGGGGACTgggggggcaccgggggggACCAGAGGGACTAGAGAGATGATGGGAGGGGGCCCAGGGACCAGTAGAACGGCCCGGGAGAGGGACCGGGGGGTACCAAAGaggtggggcggggggcggggggggggggggggcaagagTGCTGCgtggtggggagcagagggaccGGGAAGGGGGGGACGGACCCAAAGAGGCTGTGGGGACCAGAGGGGGCGGGAGAAGGGACCGGGATAGGGACCGGGACCCTGGCCTGTCTgatgccccctgccccaggtaCAAGCCACCGGCCAGCGAGACTAACCCGGCGCTGGAGGACCCGACGCCCGACTACATGAACCTGCTGGGGATGGTCTTCAGCATGTGTGGGCTCATGCTCAAGGTGGGGTGCTGGGACTGGCCTGGGGTGGGCGGCGGGATGGGATTTGGGGGGGCTGAGGGCCGGTCTCGGACGGTTTCGGGGGGGGGCTGATTGCTGTGGGGGCACAGGGACcatccggggggggggggggcggggcggttCAGGGAGCCGGGGAAcatccctgggggtgttggGGTGGTCAAGGGCCAAGGGGGAGCCGGGCCTGTGCGCAAGGGTGGTTAtagggggggctcagggggggacgggggggacaGGGGCCGTCCCCATGCCATACCCCGCTGCCCACAGCTGAAGTGGTGCGCCTGGATTGCCGTCTACTGCTCCTTCATCAGCTTCGCCAACTCCCGCAGCTCCGAGGACACCAAG is drawn from Falco peregrinus isolate bFalPer1 chromosome 12 unlocalized genomic scaffold, bFalPer1.pri SUPER_12_unloc_7, whole genome shotgun sequence and contains these coding sequences:
- the DHPS gene encoding deoxyhypusine synthase, which gives rise to MAAPGQAPAAALRAVLKPSGPLPAQSLPVRGYDFAGGPDHAALLRSFLTTGFQATSFAQAVAEIHRMIAAKLEPLSAEERDRAGLGGPRPPSGCTIFLGFTSNLISSGVRETIRYLVQHNMVDVLVTTAGGVEEDIIKCLAPTYIGDFSLRGQDLRQSGINRIGNLLVPNDNYCKFEDWLMPILEQMVDEQETQGTRWTPSRMIARLGKEIDNPESVCYWAQKNNIPVLSPALTDGSLGDMIFFHSYKHPGLVLDIVEDLRLINTQAIFARKTGMIILGGGLVKHHIANANLMRNGADFSVYVNTAQEFDGSDSGARPDEAVSWGKIRMDATPVKVYADASLVFPLLVAETFAQRADAFASGTPGD
- the WDR83 gene encoding WD repeat domain-containing protein 83; protein product: MAFPRPRPPRPELPRRRVRTLQCGQGAVRAVRFNVDGNYCMTCGSDKSLKLWNPHRGTALRTYQGHGYEVLDAAGSFDNSQLCSCGADKTVALWDVATGQVVRKYRGHAGKVNCVQFNEEATIIVSGSIDSTVRCWDCRSRRPDPVQVLDEAKDGVSSVKVSDHEILSGSVDGRVRRYDLRAGQLYCDYIGSPITSVCFSKDGQCTLAASLDSTLRLLDKETGELLGEYTGHRSTAYRLDCVLSEQDTHVGSASEDGSVYFWDLVEGSLALSLEVGRGVVQSLAFHPTLPCLLAATEGHIQLWREETFQPEGDNTAT
- the WDR83OS gene encoding PAT complex subunit Asterix, whose translation is MADPRRPARVARYKPPASETNPALEDPTPDYMNLLGMVFSMCGLMLKLKWCAWIAVYCSFISFANSRSSEDTKQMMSSFMLSISAVVMSYLQNPQPMSPPW